A portion of the Anthonomus grandis grandis chromosome 7, icAntGran1.3, whole genome shotgun sequence genome contains these proteins:
- the LOC126738268 gene encoding stromal membrane-associated protein 1 produces the protein MSLKTEKDKVKQLQDKCQSVLNSLLRDEDNKYCVDCDSKGPRWASWNIGVFLCIRCAGIHRNLGVHISKVKSVNLDSWTPDQVVSLQQMGNSRARAVYEANLPDNFRRPQNDTSLESFIRAKYEHKKYIAREWVPPPLPKVNWEKEIDEEIEKQKRKKKTIMEKKPLANVEVPQLPKPTNPSPKPSRSLSNTPESKEKVKHNGSSHSSDLLGINSDDSFSSFISAAPIDGATANSNPVPEEVQKNETKDSVKSEEESFFNQTLPVQKDKAKLDKDSILALYGNAPTMPQYQNPYVQPQVQAGFQQSFGGFPQGGQISGFPVQSGYQQQWQKNAAGPVQFPQTQNTGAQYGVQQQFGAAPVTANAFQNGQLPPAAHHQFQCPSSTNAYQTVAAPGQFGGHFAAPHQPPTNATPFFNGGLSQNLGAPLPIQQQFGNLTLNGQTNIWQ, from the exons ATGAGCCTGAAAACTGAAAAGGACAAAGTGAAACAGCTCCAGGACAAGTGCCAGTCCGTCCTTAACAGTTTGTTACGCGACGAGGACAATAAATATTGCGTGGATTGTGATTCAAAAG GACCAAGATGGGCCTCGTGGAACATCGGGGTGTTCCTATGCATCCGATGCGCGGGCATCCACAGAAACCTGGGCGTGCACATCTCCAAAGTGAAATCGGTGAACTTGGACTCGTGGACCCCGGACCAGGTGGTGTCCTTACAGCAAATGGGCAACTCCAGGGCCCGAGCGGTCTACGAGGCGAACCTGCCGGACAACTTCCGTAGGCCCCAAAACGACACCAGCCTGGAGTCGTTTATCCGGGCGAAGTACGAGCACAAGAAGTACATCGCGAGGGAATGGGTGCCGCCCCCTTTACCGAAAGTCAATTGGGAGAAGGAGATCGACGAGGAAATCGAGAAgcagaagaggaagaagaaaacGATTATGGAGAAGAAACCGTTGGCGAACGTGGAGGTGCCCCAGTTACCGAAACCGACGAATCCCAGTCCGAAACCGTCGCGGTCTCTCAGTAACACGCCCGAGAGTAAGGAGAAGGTTAAGCACAACGGGAGCAGCCACAGCAGCGACTTATTAG GTATAAATAGCGACGATAGTTTCAGTAGTTTCATTTCGGCCGCGCCGATAGACGGCGCCACGGCAAACAGCAACCCTGTCCCCGAAGAGGTGCAAAAGAATGAAACCAAGGACAGCGTCAAAAGCGAGGAGGAGAGTTTCTTTAATCAGACCTTACCGGTGCAAAAAGACAAGGCGAAGTTAGATAAA GACAGTATTTTAGCTTTATATGGTAATGCGCCGACGATGCCCCAATATCAGAACCCTTACGTTCAACCTCAGGTTCAGGCCGGTTTTCAGCAGAGCTTCGGGGGGTTTCCGCAGGGGGGACAA ATTTCCGGGTTCCCTGTGCAAAGTGGTTACCAGCAACAGTGGCAGAAAAACGCCGCAGGACCGGTTCAGTTTCCTCAAACTCAAAATACG GGCGCCCAATATGGGGTCCAGCAACAATTCGGCGCCGCCCCCGTCACCGCGAACGCGTTCCAAAACGGCCAACTACCGCCCGCCGCCCATCACCAGTTCCAGTGTCCGTCATCGACGAACGCCTACCAAACCGTCGCCGCCCCCGGACAGTTTGGCGGCCACTTCGCCGCCCCCCATCAACCGCCAACTAATGCGACGCCGTTCTTTAACGGTGGTTTGAGTCAGAACTTGGGGGCGCCGTTGCCGATTCAGCAGCAGTTTGGCAACTTAACGTTGAACGGGCAAACGAACATTTGGCAATAG
- the LOC126738272 gene encoding protein SEC13 homolog yields MVSIINSVDTGHEDMIHDAEVDYYGLRLATCSSDNSVKVYDIKNGASTLIDDLKGHFGPVWQIAWSHPKFGNLLASCSYDKRVIIWKETNRKWAKYYEYSNHDSSVNSVQFAPSEFGLILACGSSDGSISILTYTPETNSWDAKKIQNAHAIGCNSVSWAPATTPLFNGNENEQAGQPLTKRLVSGGCDNLVKIWRQEGDQWLEETKLEVHSDWVRDVSWAPSVGIHRHTIASCSQDRRVVIWTSDDCLTWNSTILHLFDDVVWNVSWSLNGNILAVSGGDNKISLWSQNPEGTWQCISDVSKGQGHINN; encoded by the exons ATGGTCTCGATAATTAATTCGGTGGACACGGGCCACGAGGACATGATCCATGACGCGGAAGTCGACTATTACGGATTGCGTTTGGCCACTTGCTCGTCGGACAACAGCGTCAAAGTGTACGACATCAAAAACGGGGCCTCCACCCTTATCGATGACCTAAAGGGGCATTTCGGGCCCGTGTGGCAGATCGCCTGGAGCCACCCCAAGTTTGGCAACCTGTTGGCCTCCTGTTCGTACGATAAACGGGTGATCATTTGGAAGGAAACGAATAGGAAATGGGCAAAGTACTATGAGTACTCGAACCATGATTCAAGCGTTAATTCTGTCCAGTTTGCCCCGTCAGAGTTTGGACTGATATTGGCTTGTG GAAGCAGCGATGGTTCAATTTCCATTTTAACTTATACCCCGGAAACAAACAGCTGGGATGCTAAGAAGATACAAAACGCGCATGCCATTGGGTGCAACTCAGTCAGTTGGGCCCCGGCGACCACTCCATTGTTTAATGGTAATGAAAATGAGCAAGCCGGGCAGCCCTTGACAAAAAGGCTTGTTTCGGGGGGATGTGATAACTTAGTGAAAATCTGGAGGCAAGAGGGTGACCAATGGCTAGAAGAAACCAAGTTAGAG GTTCACTCTGATTGGGTGAGAGATGTATCATGGGCCCCATCGGTGGGTATCCATAGACACACAATAGCTTCATGCTCTCAGGATCGCAGGGTAGTTATATGGACCTCGGACGATTGTCTCACTTGGAATTCCACAATTTTGCATTTGTTTGACGATGTGGTTTGGAATGTCAGCTGGTCTTTGAACGGGAACATTCTGGCCGTGTCTGGGGGGGATAATAAAATCTCTTTGTGGTCTCAGAACCCCGAGGGCACCTGGCAGTGTATCAGCGATGTGTCTAAGGGGCAGGGGcatattaataattga
- the LOC126738274 gene encoding uncharacterized protein LOC126738274 isoform X1: protein MDLMEDLEDNELLSKNHLAELNSKFEKELQKLIGEKLKTTSDIRDDLPQNDVVLNADFLRKAHEHSKLKKEQHFRNRQIIKECKKLISDVEKSDKKIQFVNERLETLEKDLTLNKQELNKMASNFKKAIQKYTSTLNWVFEVRESENPKELHVTSNFIGKNKPVLFVIDREQRHVIDWSLVDDCGKVERSSDYKTVLKEIMLSASK, encoded by the exons ATGGATTTAATGG AAGATCTTGAGGATAATGAGTTGCTTTCCAAAAACCATTTGGCCGAATTGAATAGCAAATTTGAAAAGGAATTGCAGAAACTCATTggtgaaaaactaaaaacgaCATCAGATATTCGCGATGACTTACCCCAAAACGACGTGGTTCTTAATGCAGATTTCCTTAGGAAAGCCCATGAACATTCAAAGCTTAAAAAAGAGCAGCACTTTAGAAACCGACAGATCATCAAGGAATGCAAGAAACTGATCTCTGATGTGGAGAAAAGTGATAAGAAGATTCAATTTGTTAATGAAAGGCTGGAAACTTTAGAAAAAG ATTTAACTCTAAACAAACAAGAACTAAATAAAATGGCCAGTAATTTTAAGAAAGCTATTCAAAAATACACTTCCACATTAAATTGGGTGTTTGAAGTACGAGAGAGCGAAAACCCAAAAGAGTTGCATGTCACCTCAAATTTTATCGGGAAAAATAAACCAGTGCTCTTTGTGATCGATAGGGAACAGAGGCATGTAATCG attgGAGTTTAGTGGATGATTGTGGTAAAGTGGAGCGGTCCAGTGATTATAAAACAGTTCTGAAA
- the LOC126738274 gene encoding uncharacterized protein LOC126738274 isoform X2, translated as MDLMDLEDNELLSKNHLAELNSKFEKELQKLIGEKLKTTSDIRDDLPQNDVVLNADFLRKAHEHSKLKKEQHFRNRQIIKECKKLISDVEKSDKKIQFVNERLETLEKDLTLNKQELNKMASNFKKAIQKYTSTLNWVFEVRESENPKELHVTSNFIGKNKPVLFVIDREQRHVIDWSLVDDCGKVERSSDYKTVLKEIMLSASK; from the exons ATGGATTTAATGG ATCTTGAGGATAATGAGTTGCTTTCCAAAAACCATTTGGCCGAATTGAATAGCAAATTTGAAAAGGAATTGCAGAAACTCATTggtgaaaaactaaaaacgaCATCAGATATTCGCGATGACTTACCCCAAAACGACGTGGTTCTTAATGCAGATTTCCTTAGGAAAGCCCATGAACATTCAAAGCTTAAAAAAGAGCAGCACTTTAGAAACCGACAGATCATCAAGGAATGCAAGAAACTGATCTCTGATGTGGAGAAAAGTGATAAGAAGATTCAATTTGTTAATGAAAGGCTGGAAACTTTAGAAAAAG ATTTAACTCTAAACAAACAAGAACTAAATAAAATGGCCAGTAATTTTAAGAAAGCTATTCAAAAATACACTTCCACATTAAATTGGGTGTTTGAAGTACGAGAGAGCGAAAACCCAAAAGAGTTGCATGTCACCTCAAATTTTATCGGGAAAAATAAACCAGTGCTCTTTGTGATCGATAGGGAACAGAGGCATGTAATCG attgGAGTTTAGTGGATGATTGTGGTAAAGTGGAGCGGTCCAGTGATTATAAAACAGTTCTGAAA